The Apodemus sylvaticus chromosome 19, mApoSyl1.1, whole genome shotgun sequence sequence TGCACAATGCTAAGGGAGATATCACCCCTCTTACCCAGCATCGGAAATGCTATGACGCTGACCTGCCAAGCCGGATGTGCCCATGATACCAGAGAGGTATAACCAActctttctgattggatttgagacCAGCTCTCTAGATGCTGAGGTCATGCCTTTAGGAAGAACCATCTTTTCAAGTGTTAGTATTGGAGTAGCTTCTCCATGCAAACCTCATCCCACAGACAAAAccccaaattctttttttgttttgttttgttttgttttttccaagacagggtttctctgtgtagccctggctgtcctggagctcactctgtagactaggctggcctcgaactcaaaaatctgcctgactctgcctcccaagtgctgggattacaggtgtgcgccaccacgcctggctgctATGAAACATCTAAATGATGAAAGAGCATCTGTAACCTTGGGCTTAACAGAGACTTCCTAAATTAGACACAAGAAAAGCACAAACTACAAAAGAAAACTaccaggagggctggagagatggctcagcggttaagagcaccaactgcttctctggaggtcctgagttcaaatcccagaaaccacatggtggctcacgaccatctgtagtgccctcttctggtgcatctgaagacagctacagtgtacttatatatataataaataaatctttagaccaGAGCAAGCAGGGGCTGACCAGAGCCAGCAACCTTCATTcccaaccacatgatggctcacaaccatcagtacagctacagtgtactcatagacataaaataagtaaataaataaaaaaatcttaaaaaaaaaaaaagaaaactatcagGAAATTCTACTTAACTATGTTCAAGTTTcaccctgcccccccaccccaccccaccccacccacacccacacccaccccacccaccctgccAAACAGGAAAGCGTAAGGAACTTAGAACacttagagtttttttttttttcagcaaaataTTGAGGATGaacatctccattttttttccaaaaggccAGGGCAAACCTGATCCTAGACCCAGGCCCACTCCAGCGATCCTCCCCACCCTTCGTCCCTGGAGAAGCAAGCCACAACCAAGGCTCTGAAACGTGGTTTTCCCACCCAGGGCCACCTGTGTGTACCATACCATTGAGGTAATAGGTCCTCCTGCTCCTATCCCCAGTGGGCAGGTTACTCTCCGAGAAGCACACCTTCTTAGGTCGCGAGATTTCCCTGGGCTCGAGCAGGGTTTTGTCAGCCAGGGAGTCCTGCAAGGGACTCAGGAGTGGGGACATCTTCCTGTCGGCAATTCGTGCGTGTAGTTCTGGAGGGCTGAGGAAGGACTTGAAAGGCATCTGAGAGGTGGTTGCACAGCCTGGGGAGGCATCGTCCTCACTGGAGAGTGGGGCGTGTGAGCATAGTAGGTCCTCCAGGGAGGACGTCTGTAACTGGGAGGGTGTGTCAGGGACACCGGCAAACCTTCCAAAATCTGGACCTGGggtggagaagaaaaagagacagtAAGTCAGATGAGGTTCTCACAGGCACATCTGGAAGCACAGGGTCGCGGATGCAAAGTCCCGCTCCCTACCAAAGCtgtgctcctccccctcctccctggcaTGTCACCTGAAGACAGAGGGagtccctccctgcttcctgaactCAGCACGTGGGGTCTCAGTGTGCTCACAACCACGCTCCTAGAGTGACGTCTACATGCTTTTCAAATTCGTCACAAACAGCGCCACCCTGGTTCCTCTGTCCACTGGCCCACGTGCCCAGTCCATGACTGTCCACCTCGTTTTATCGCAAAAAAAAAGCTGTGGCTCCGGgcggtggctcagtggtaggacaCTTGCTTAGATGAGCTAGGCCCTGAGTTCAGAGCTCGGTACTTGAAAAaaacaatttgctgcatacagcatCTCTGGATGTGCTCTCTTGCTCTCCGTGGAGCCCCTTCCGCAGCCACGCCTAAGCTCAGGCATGCACCTGTCTGACTGCCTTGTTTTTCATGGTCCTCATCAAAGGGAACTTACTATCCATCCTTTGACTTCAGAAGCTCTTATCTACTTCCTAAGAGCATGTTCTCATAGCAAGAAAGCCAGTGTACTTGAGAGAGTGTTTTAGAGCCTATCAGGAATCCTATCTTAAAGTGTACACAGGTGGGAGCCACTGTTCTGTCCCAAAagtgttttataagaaaaaaaaaaaaaaagcatggactggagagatggctcagaggttaagagcaccgactgctcttccagagatcctgagttcaaatcccagcaaccacatggtggctcacaaccatccgtaatgggatctgatgccctctcttctggtgtgtctgaagacaactacagtgtacttacatataacaataaataaagctTTGGGTTGGACTGAGCGAGGCCGGAGTgagctgaggtcctgagttcaattcccagcaaccacaggatggctcacaaccatctgtacagctacagtgtactcatatacataaaataaataaataaatttaaaaagaaaaagaggaaagaaaaaagcgTAACACCTTGTTCACAAGATGCTATACCTTCCTTTGTGCCCTTGTTAAGACCCATCAGTCCTTGAGACCCTATCCATATATATACCCTTCAAAGCACTGAAGAGCTTTATTTATATACAGCTAGCTAGACACCAGCTAGAAACATTAATGGTGTTTTCTTGGAACCGGTGTCCAATTGCTCAGTAAGAAGCAgaaaaccagggctggagagagaggtggctcagtggttaagagcactgactgctcttccaaaggtcctgagttcaaatcccagcaaccacatggtggctcacaaccatctgtaatgagatctgatgccctcttctggtgtgtttaaagacagctacagtgtacttacatgtaatagataaataagtcttaaaaaaaaaaaaagaagaagaagaagaaaaccaaagtgGGCCCATAAACTAAAACCTAAAACTTCTGAGAACAAAGAGTCTCTCCAACAAATGTTTCTAAGAAAACTGCATTTCACATGTAAAAGTATAAGACTAGAGATAGACTCCTCCCTCACGCACTTGATCTGGTGGCACAGGGTGTGTCAGTCTCTGACAGTGGTTACCTGGGTTTTTATGACCACCACAGCACATCATGTTACAAATGTCACACCTGTGCAGGATGTAACATGTGACCCAGCTGCGTGAGCACAACCCCTCCAACAAGCATTGTTTGGCCCCTTGGCAGCGACTCTGTCTCCATGCCCCACTCCATCTCCCCATGAGGACTCCCTATATAACCAAAGCTCCCTCTTCAAGGCCCCCCTTGGGACTCAGTGGTGGAGATGTGAAGGACCCCCCTCCGGTGGGCTTTGTGCCTTCCAGACTCCAATGGGCTCCAAATGACATTCTCAGTGCAGGCTGTTACGCAGGAGAGAAGCAGATAGCTCCAAGGGGGCTCTAAGAAGCCATGACACCAAATGCCAACCTAGGCTTTATAGCTAACTTCAAAgacaggaagtgggagtgggctACAGCCTGGCCAAATCCAGTTGACCACCAGGCTGTTCGTCTCCTTAAGGACTGGGTGAGCTGGAATAGCTCTCTAGCCTCCCACTCTGGCCGGATGGTGTGACCAGCAATCACATCCTTCAGAAAGCTGAACCCACTGGGGTCACTGGGGTTCTCAGACATCAGTGACAGGGAGAAGGGTTCTGTCCACATCCCAGTCAAAGCCCCAGGTCACATCCACCAACCACATCCCAAATTGTTTGTACTATTGTTTGtaaaaatggaatttttttttttacagaaagaaaaacaacttttaaaacacAACCAACTACTTTTTGCAGAAACTGGTCACCAGTCCCACGTATGTTCCTCCCCCAAATCCCCCATGCCCCActctctaaaaaagaaaaaaagctatgGATTTGAGCTGAAACTATTTAGTAATCTGGTGGTAGCACCATAGGCTTTGCCACCTACTGACACCCAAGAGTCCATTTTAGGATCTCCCTCCGGGGTGGGTGCTGCACCCCTCTCCTGAAGCCAGGTTCAAACAAGAGACTCTTTCAAACCGATGGCAAATGAATGTCGGCTTGGCTCAATCCGTCGACACACCTGCACCTCTACAAGACAAGACGATATAGGACACGCTGCTACaaagcagaggaagaaaacagagagCGGCAGGAAACCTCCCAGCCAAGcctaacaaaacagaaatgaccTCAGCAGGCCTGGGGCCCGGTGATCACACCCGGGCCTGTCTTAAGCCAGACGGCGATGCTCCGAGACATTACCAAATGGCAGATCCACCAGCCTGCATAAACCCTACGACCCTTCCCAGGGAGAGCTGCCCCGTCCTGGCTAAGCCTGTACCTCACCTCCATTCCCGGGGGAGCAGGCCTCAGGGTAGGTAGGGACCTTGGGATAGAGCAGGTCCCGGCTCCCTCGAGCACAGCTCTCCTGGCAACTCTCGCTGAGCAGTCTCTTTAGCATCTGGTTCTCCTTCAGAAGGCGCACCTGCTTCTTCAGGTCTGCGTTCTCACTCATGAGCCTGCTCATCAGCTCGCTGCTCCCCTCCGCCATGGTGTCAAGTGCTCACATGTGGGCCCGTGGCCCCATGGAGGTGGAAATACAGAGTCCCAAGACCCCCACAGAAACAGCCTAAGGCCACGGAGTTCCACGCTgcctggccttccacagccttgtGATGTCGTTACCCTTAAAGAGGCAGCGCCACAAAGCCCAGCGTCCTTCTTCCTCGTCTGCCCCTCTGCTCCCAGACATCTCTAAGCCAACCTGGAACTGGTGACACACAGATGTATACACGTATGTGGGCATGGGACTCAAAGTGCAGAGGGATTGGATGTTCATGACATGGGTTCATCCCTGGACTATGAAGGGAGGAGGGTGACCTTCTAGAAGGCAGCCTAGACAGGGAGGACAGACCTTTCTAGCACCTTCCGGAAGCAGCCAGAACAGGGCATGGGACAGCCATGCTGTCCACACAATGTGACGCCTACAGGCCACAGTGGAGACACGGCTGTCAcctcagtgactgctcttcccatGACATGTGCCTGTGAGGTTAATCTCTCATCACCCGGATCCACAGGACCACAGGACCACAAGACTCCCAGAACCTACAGTGAATATGGGatgttgtttttttgcttttttttatttttatttatttatttatttattttttggatttggttttttttgagacagggtttctctgtatagccctggctgtcctggaactcactctgtagaccaggctggcctcgaactcagaaatccacctgcctctgcctcccagagtgctgggattacaggcatgcgccaccaccgcccggccgggATGTTGTTTTTGAGTCTCATCCTTGGAACCTATACTTAAGGGGAAAAAGGACCACAAGAGCAGAGGAGGTGACCAGCCTAGGGCAGAACCCCACTGTTGCCCCACAGTCCCAGGGAGATTCTAGAGGAACCCTGACAGGGCTGGAAATGGAGGCCACTCACTGGTCACGTCACACTTCCCTCGTGAAAAGACTTCAGGCAGCACATTTGTATCCACCACACACACTGAGTACTGGGTGTCTGACTCCATGCCAAACACTAGATGAAGTAGGAATGAGGACCTATGAACCAGCGACCACGAGACAGGCGGTGCTACAATAGTCAGCTAAGGTAGCTGTCTGGAAACTCTCCTGGGCACCCTGCTTCTCCTACTGCATAAGGTGACTGAGCTCTATCTCTGAatcagagatagagacagagacactaaGGGTTGCTGCCTGGTCCTCCTTGATGAGAAAGAGTGTAACCAGAAAACCCAATTCAGTTTCTACCGGGTCCTCTTCTGCCAATGTCTGGGACTCTCCATCAATATCTGGGGCACTCTGTGCAGACATTGGCACAGTCCCTGGGTAAAAAATCTTTAGATTCAGTTCAGGCAGCCATGTtagtatatagtataatattTCGAGTGCTGCAAACTCGGATTCTGTGGAGAAAAGAGATTCTAAACGTCAGATGCTGGCTCAGTTGGCTTCTCTCCTCAAACAGGGGCAATGGGGACCTGAATGAGCCGCGAAGAGCTTTCAGTCGCCTTCAAAGACAGCAAGGGGCGAGCGTGAAAGCACTGGTCAGAAGTCAGTCAGTCAGGTATTCCCCGCTCCCAGTTTCTGGGGTCAGGTTGTATGTAAACGACTTCTCCCCTCTACTaggctttctgtgtgtgtgtgtgtgtgtgtgtggtgtgtggtgtgtggtgtggtgtgtgtgtgtatgtggtgtgtgtgtggtatggtgtggtatggtgtgtgtgctgttgtgctgtgtgtgtatatgtggtatatggtgtgtgtgtgtgtgtgtgtgtgtgtagtatgtgtggtgtggtgtgtattggtatgtgtgtggtgtgtgtgtggtggtgtgtgtgtgtgtgtggtgtggggtgtgtgtgtgtgtgtatggtgtgtgtgaggtatgtctgtgtgtatgtgtggtgtgtatggggtataagtatgtgtgtgtggtgtatgtgtggtgtgtgtgtgtagtatgtatgtgtggtgtgtgtgtgtgtgtgtgattttttttcagatttttctctctctgtcctagaactcacactgtaaaacaactagcctcaaactcagagattgcctgcctctgcctccgagtgctgggattaaaggcgtgtactaccacCACCTGGTCCCCTCCACTAGCTTCTGACCACACTGAAAGACCACCTCTTTCCCAGgcaagaaaaggccatccagctGCCTGTCAGCATTCTGTTTACTTATTCATCAGGATGCACTGTCCTTTTAAATTGTCACTGGACTCAAATTGTTATTGCTCTTAAGTTTAACTTCACACTTGTGACAGATGTGGTCTGAATCACCTTTTCTTATGTCTTTaaagtttattaatttatgtattacaaatttatttttctgcatgcatatctgtgtaccacatgcatgccagaaaagggtgctgggtcccctggaactgtagttccAGACAGTTatgagatgccatgtgggtgctgggaatctaacccatgtcctctgggagagcacccaatgctcttaaccactgagccatctttccaggcctaaaatcctcatgtgtgtttgtgtgtgggtgcacacccATGCCATAGTGAACACGTGACAGTCAGGGGACAGCTCTCCGGAGTCAGCTCTCTCTTTGTATCACGTGGATTCTTGGGATCAAATTTAGATCATCAGGTTGGCAACAGCCATCTTTGCCCAAGGAGGCATCTCGGCGGCCTCTCAGGCACCTTGACCTGATTTTACACCATCCAGTTACAAAATGAGTTGCCAAGTATCCTGACTCAtgctaaattatttaaattaaactATTTTCTGCAATGTTTGATAGAACTTACCAGTAAAGCTATAGGTCTGGATGTCTTCTGGGGGATGTTTTAAACTTAAATCtttaaagtgaaataaaacaggaaaagtaGTGTTTAGATAGGATctcatcatgtagaccaggctaccctggaactcttGCCTAAGGGACACAAGGCTACTTACACATACCTGCTCGGTGTGACAATTGCCTTTCTTACAAGTAGTCCCAGAAACTGTTGGATATCTATCCCCAGGAGCCTAATTTAAGGTACCCAGCAGGTCTCACATCTCCCACATAGATGGAGCCaaagagggaaaacaaaacagtttGGAAGAGCATCGCTGGCAGGGTTCTAACGGGGCCCAGCAAACAGAAGAACTGGGAGCTCAGCAACCAGAACCGGCTTGGAGGCAATGTGCAGTCAAGACTGAGCAGCAGGTGAGAAAGCAAGGCAGACAGAGACACCGCCTCTGGGATTTGTGGTGACAGGCCGGTGGGTGGAGCTCATCCTTCCTAACGCCACCGTGACCCTggaatacagttcctcaagtcaagtcgtggtgacccccaaccataaagtgaTTCCATCGTGACCCTggaatacagttcctcaagtcaagtcgtggtgacccccaaccataaagtgaTTCCATCGTGACTTCCTAACTGTggttttgctacagttatgaatcctatgtaaatatctgatacataGTATCAATCTGCCTCACAGACTGAGAACCGCTGGGGATGGACCCTTTATTGTTAAGGATACAAGTCATTCCCTTTGTTTTTAACTTGGCAGACTCCAGTCGGGTTGATCTCTTCAGAGCCCTACCCTTTGGGTCGATTCGGCTTCTTTAACCTTTTGctcattttattctttccttctttttgactTCCTCACGTGGCTGTCTAGCTTCCTGACCTTAAATCCACATTCACTTCATGTTTAGCTGCATCCTACAAATTTGGaggacattttcattttcatccagCTTGTATTTCTCCCAGACTgtcagcatctctttcttttaaagccttcatttttttaaaaagatttattaattattatatgtaagtacactgtagttgacttcagacagcaccagaagagggagtcagatctcattacagatggttgtgagccaccgtgtggttgctgggatttgaactcgggaccttcggaagagcagtcagtgctcttaagtgctgagccatctctccagtcccaaagccttcattttttaaatacatttcagaTTTACGACCAGATTAGGAGGTAGAGATCACCCTCGCACCCTCTGCTCCCACATACCCATACACTCTCCCCACCATCAGAGCCCTGCACCTGAGGGTCCGATTATTGGACGTGACGTGTCCCTATCACCTGGTGGGTATTGTGCATGCTGCTTCCCTCTTGGAGCTGCGCGTTCTGCATGTTTTAGACAAACGTATAATGGTGGTGTCTCCCACTACAGTGTCCTACAGAGTAGTTTCCATGGCCTTGAAGAGCCTGTGCTCTTAATCCTTTATCCTGCTAGAGCTGGATTCCTGCAGTATGCAACCTGATGTCCAtataaaggggtgtgtgtgtgtgtgtgtgtgtgtgtgtacctgtagaGATCAACAACTTTTGGAAGTTGGTTCTCACCTTccactttgagacagggtctctctgtctctgtctctctgtctctctgtctctctctctctctctctctctctctctctctctctctctctctctattacTATGTAGCATATCCCAGCTAGCTGGCTCCAGTCagggtgattctcctgcctctacctcccatttTGCTCTTAAGGATGGGAGAATTACAGATGGATGCTTTGGCATCTGCCTTTTAAACCTGAGTTCTGGGGATAAAACTCACACATCAGGCCTGTGTTTCTAGTAATTTTACTGTCTGAACTAGGCcccatatctttttaaaatagaatattttttgacaaaactgagacAAActtgtaaactttaaaaaaacatcaGAAACATTATGTTGTGCACAAATAGAAATTGAAGCCAATTGACCAGACACACCAGTTGGTTTTGGTACTGGCGTTGCTGGAACATGTGACCAGGTAGATCCAAATCAAAGGACTGAGAGGGGAAAAGACTACAAATGGGACAACTATTGGTGGCATCACCAAAGCTCACCTTCCCAAAGTCATAATCTAGAAATACAATACCCCTACCCAGGCCTCACAGAGTCAGAACTGCCAACCAGAGCCTACGCAGGACTGACATAGATCCTCTACACGTTATAGTTGTGTAACTCTGTCTTCCTGTCAGGCTCTTAACAGCAGCgccaggagctgtctctgactctgttgcctgcctttggaaccCCTTTCTCCTACTGAgtagccttgtctagcctcacTTATAGAGAGGTGTACTGTAGCTTGTGATGTCAGAGCTGAtggatatccatgggaggcctgtgCTTTTCTGAGGagtggaaggggaggggacagggggaAGGACTGGGAGTAGGGGAAGGGGAAACTACGTcaggatgtaaaataaacaaacaaacaaacacccctaATACAAGTAATGTTTTGCCTTCATCTTTCATAACCATTATTTAGCTAGAAGGATGCAAGTTTCGGGGGTTTCCAAATCCATCCCTTCATTTCCCATTGAACTCCATTATGGCCAAACAACACGCTTTCCAGTTTCTGAAGATTCTCACGCCCTAGCGTGATGAATGATAACAGAAGAACTTGAATGTGTCAGGTTTCCACGGTTTCAGATGAGGCATTCACAAAAGCCACTGAGCTTGTGGGTTGATTCAAGAACTCGATGCTCCTAACAGGCTGTCCCAGTGTGATCtctgttgatgtgataaaaaCACTTTGACCAGGAGCAAGAGAGGAAAGCTGTTACTTGGCTTAGAAGCCCGCCACTGTTCTTGAGgggaatcaaggcaggaactcaaagcgaAGGCTCAAGGTCGGTCTGTTTATTTCACACAGTATTGCCTCTGACCAAGGAACCTTACAGCCGAAGTGTGGCAAGAACCAGAAGGCTGCTTGCTGGCTCGAagccttctgctctctctctcttaggtAACTTTGACACAGTGAACCTGCCTTGGCATTTTTAGAGATCGCCAGCAGGTCCACCTTGTCTCGGCAGTGTGTCTTTGCCAGGCCTGTTTACAGCTAGGAGAATGTGCATGCCTTTTTTGTATCTTGCATtaggttttataattttaattgatGTAtggacatacagacacacaaaaattcaaaagaTTTGAATCCAAGCAGTGCCACACTTTATTTATGTCATTGATACATAATGTGTGTAGCATTCAAGTgtaaagaaaatcaactttgaACCTGACATTGTTCATTCATAGCTATTTCTACTTCAGAACATGAGATAATTTACTCTTACTAACTTTTTATCAAGGCAGtttcttaataattttttaacttttatttaatgtgcattggtgtgaagacgtcagatcccctggaactggagttatagtcagttgtgagctgccatatgggtgctgggaattgaacctgggtcctttgaaagaacagctagtgctcttgaTTACCGAGCCATGACTTCAGACccaaagcaattttttttaaaaacaatgttgtTTTCCAAAACTGTGTACTTGTCTGGTTGGCTGTGTGAGACCAGTTATCTACCTCAGaggctgtttttcttttgtgctggGACAGATGGCTGGCCCTGCTTCTGTCAACCAAGTCCCCCTAGCTTGGAAGCTGGGGCTCagcagttttgttttctgtttttgttttggatttggttttttcgagacagggtttctctgtgtagctctggctgtcctggaactcactctgtagaccaggctggcctcaaactcagaaatctgcctgcctctgcctcccaagtgctaggattacaggtgtgcaccaccacccggctctttatttcttaaaatgtattgCTTGTCTTTGCTGATGGGTATCATTGGCATTTCATAGATTCAAACATCCTTGCTGCTCTGAGAAGTGCAGATCCTAGTGAAGATTATAGTCATAAGAGAAgtgtggttttgttcttgtttcttttttacgAAGCCGTGGT is a genomic window containing:
- the Spatc1l gene encoding speriolin-like protein isoform X1; the protein is MAEGSSELMSRLMSENADLKKQVRLLKENQMLKRLLSESCQESCARGSRDLLYPKVPTYPEACSPGNGGPDFGRFAGVPDTPSQLQTSSLEDLLCSHAPLSSEDDASPGCATTSQMPFKSFLSPPELHARIADRKMSPLLSPLQDSLADKTLLEPREISRPKKVCFSESNLPTGDRSRRTYYLNEIQSFAGAEKDGRIVGEIAFQLDRRILAYVFPGVTRLYGFTVSNIPEKIKQTSIKSLDGSVDEKKLRELTHRYLTLTARLEKLGYSREVHPVFSEFLINTYGILKQRPDLRANPLHSSPAALRKLVIDIVPPKFLGDSLLLLNCLCELSKEDSKPLFAW
- the Spatc1l gene encoding speriolin-like protein isoform X2, with protein sequence MAEGSSELMSRLMSENADLKKQVRLLKENQMLKRLLSESCQESCARGSRDLLYPKVPTYPEACSPGNGGPDFGRFAGVPDTPSQLQTSSLEDLLCSHAPLSSEDDASPGCATTSQMPFKSFLSPPELHARIADRKMSPLLSPLQDSLADKTLLEPREISRPKKRSRVLRVLRKMVASLGRSRSSLIDASWPTCSQG